CCCCTTCCTGCCTTTGGCTGACCCCCAAATTGCAGGAGCTCCTTCCCCTCAGTGGAGCCCCAGGTCATCCCAGTCAGTCATCCCCAGTCTGTTAGTCCCCTGGGATGGAAGCCTCCCTGAACCCTGACTTGCTCTCTCTGAGTCTCTAAtggctcatctgtaaagtgggggaaCCCCTCTGCAGATGTGACCACTCTGTGAGAAAAAGCTGGAgccatagaaataaaaatgttagtaCACCATCATCTCCACAcagcctctctccctctctcctccttcaaTTCTCCTGGGTTTCTCATTGATTTCTCCTTTGAGTCCCTGGAAACACTTACCCACTAGGAATCTCATCCTCCACTGGGAATCCCCTGGAGACACAGGTCTACTTATCCATCCCTCCCCTCAGCCTCATAGCGCAGTCTCTTGGAGTTGGGCACAGACCTCAGGCCTTACCTTTTCAGAGGTGATACCAAAGCCATAGCAGGCCACCACCCAACAGGAAGCGTTCTACAGGCTGCCACAGTGAGGCTGGGCATGAGAAGACAAGGGACTTATGGGGAGTTTGAGGCAGGTAAGCCTGAGATTGGCATTGAACTTCACCACTGGCAAACCTACATCACATCCCAGCTATCATTTAACATCTatgatactttaataaaattagttATTGTCTTTGAGCCTCAGTATTAATGTCTGTAAACTGGGTTAATAAATAGTATTCATCTCTTAGTGTTGCTTTGAATATTACAGATACCAAATGGAAAAGCCTTTGGAACCATGCCCGGTATgcagtaagtactcaataaattttAACTCATAGTATTGTTGCTGAGGCTAGGACTGCTTGGAGCCTGTCCAGTGCTAtctcatgtgtggatgtgaaggAAGAAGTGTGGTACAGACAGAAGAGTCCAAGAAGACCTAGATTTGAGGCCTGGCTCTTCTTGCTAGGTGAGACGAAGCAAATCACTTGGTATCTCTGAGCCTTGATAGggtttgtttttcattcattcactcatttattcattcaacctcAAAGAGCTACTCTAAGTTAGTAGTACATGagaatgtttattaaaattcCTTGGTGCATTATGTATTCTTGCAACACAACACTTACTGAGCAGGTACTCTGCAGTGGGCTCTATGCCGGGCACTgggacagagaggagagaggagtaAGACACGGTTGCCCCACCAGCAACATCTTCAGTCTAGTGGGGAGCCTGATCAGCAATTCAGCGATTATTGCATGATAAAGGCATGTCCAGGGCCTTGGCTTCAGGGGTGaggagaaagattgaaagcttgAGGACTGAATGAAGTTATGGAAGAGTTTATTTTCACCAGACAGACTTGAATTCCATATTCAAGGGATACAAAGAGGAGAAGTGGAAGATATCCTGAGGACGAAAGAgaggagagggacttccctggagggtcagtggttaagattccatgcttacactgcagagggcttgggttcaatccttgataggggaactaagatcccacatgctgcatggtgcaggaaaaaaagagggagtggggagagaaaagagagacttCTCTTTTACTGGGAATCTTACTGGgaacagaggaagagagaaagacgAGCGCAGTAGCCCAAGTGTGAGGAGGGGGGAGTTCAAGGAGCTCTTGTCTGCAGTGTTGATTCTCACAGTGGAGGAGCCGTGCTTCTTTCTGCAGAAAGCACACGATGTCTGGCCTCTTCATCTCAGCCCTCTTACCTGTTCCCTCCCCTACTACTCAGAACAATAAGCTTTGCAGGGTGACTTAGCTGTGTTGATCTTTTGCCTctgtgtggtggtttagtccctaagtcatgtctgactcttgcagccccatggactatagcctgacaggctcctctggccatgggattttccaggcaggaatactggagtgggttgccatttccttctccaggggatcttccagacccaggaatcgaaccccagtctcaTGTACCCCAAGAAAATTCCTACATTGCAAACAGatttttaccaactaagctatgagggaagcccacagtcgtgtccgactgtttgcaaccccatggactatacagtccatggaattctccaggcctgaatactggagtgggtagcttttcccttctccagggtatcttcccaacccagggaacgaagtcaggtctcccgcactgcaggcaggttctttaccagctgaaccacaagggaagcccaagaatgccggagtgggtagcttatcccttctccagcagatcttcccaacccaggagtcaatgtggtctcttgcattgcaggcagattctttattgactgagctatTCTTTACCGTGAAGCCTCCAAAGCAGCAGAACCTTTCGTCCTCTGGTTTCCAGAATCCCGTTTGCTCCTGGCTCTCACTCCATCTCTCTACTCtttatgtctccttcactgaCACCAGTTATTCTGTCTGTCCCTCAGGATTCTATCTCATGCCCTTAATAAAATTATCATCCCCATCTCTAGTTTCAATCCTTCATCTGAGCACTCCACTCTCATTTCCAGTTGTTGATGACTGGACATCTCTTCATTTGTGAGTTTTCACAACATCCAAATGTGTTTATTGACTGTACCTCCCAACACCCCAACCCTGTTGCTCTTTCCTCAGGTTTTAGCAGCTTCAATGTAGTCATCAtagctgaaaaaaacaaaaagaaaccttaTAATTTTTgattcctctgtctctctccacttCCAGTTGGTTCTTAAGTCTGATTGATCTGTCTCTAGAAACATCTCTTTATCTCCTTTAAGACCTTCATTAGACAGTAAACTGATCTCCTCATCTTTCAGTCTTTTCCATCCCTTCTGCCCCTCCTTGAGGAGATTGTTATTCTATCTTTCCTCTCCTGGATGCTTTAGGGCCCAGTGTCAAAGAAGCTCTTTTACTAGTTTACTTAAGCAATCTTAAGATAAAAACAGAAGAGCAAAGTACAGTTCACATGATGGAGATAGACCACCCTTGTGAAAGGGTTGTGGGCAGCCCATGCCAGCTTTTTCTCCCCCTCAAGGGACCACCCTGGGGCATTTGGGAAGAAGGAGCACGGGTCCCTGAACGTCTTCTTGGCCTCTGCTCCTCCAGGTTGCATTTTCCTCCTCACCCCTTTATTCTATCACAGGTCACCTCTCACCTCCTTCGCTCACAGATTCTCAATTCCACCCCACTGGACCATCTTCAACAGAACTCCCCTAAGgatttttaccacctcctcacaGGGTAGTCTGGCCCAACCACAACAGAAGTCCACTTCCCCAAATCTGAGTTATTCTGTCTAAAACAATGCTCTAAGTGTTCCAGAAACACATTCCAGGGTGGGCCCTGGAATTCCAAATCCAATTCCTACATAGAGGGCTCCCTGTGAACTTCGGGATGTTTCTCTGTACTCTTCTGAGTATACAGAGGGTGGCTATAGTAACACCAGTATAAATACTGATTTTCAGAGACACTACATTCAAACCTCTAAGAAGGAAGAATGTTTCTTTCTGGCTGCTCTACAAgttatgttgttattgttgcttagtcactaagtcatgtctgactcgtgacgccatggactgtacccgccaggctcctctgtccatgggatttcccagggaagaatactggagtgggttgtcatttcctactccaggggatcttcctgacacagggatcaaacccaagtctcttgtgtttcctgcattggtaggtggattctttaccactgagccaccagggaagccctacaatttATGAGGCTTCTCTAATCTTCAAGGTTAccagtgataatagtaaaatgaTCAACTGCCTGGTTTGCCTGAAAACTTTCCTGGGACCCCACATGTTCAGCTCTAATGCCAGGAACACCTCAGGCACAGCAGGACAAGCTGATCATCCTGATGTTGTTAAGAGCATGCACTCCGGAGTCTGACTTCAAAGCCAGGTCTGCCATTTAACAGCTGTAGAACTAGAGTTAatcctctctgtgcctcactttcttTTTCAGTAAAATTAAGAAGATtggaaaattaataaatgaaagcatTTAGAACGCTACCTGAAATAAGGTAAACAGTTACCTCAGTGTTAATTCCTCTTATCATCACACCTACCACCACCAAATGGTGCTCCCTAAGATTCCCTAAGAATCTGGGTAAGATGTGGGCCCAGTACAGAATTACACATCTTTTAATATCCTAATTATACAAAAACCAGGCCAAAGCATTGAAACTGCTGCTCTTCAGAGCCCAGCTGACTAGCTTCTTACCACCTTCTCCCTTTTCCTCATTCACCTACTCAACAAGCAATGTTCCAGCACCTCCCCTGTGCCTGTGGTGGCTCTGTGCTTGGAGCACCAGAGAACACAACAGAAGGGTGCTGTTACCCCTGCTCCCCCAGAACGCACATTCTGAAAGGAAAGCAAGCATTATCCACTGGGGGCAAGCCCAGGCAAGAGGCCCCTCAGCCAGTCGAGAGGGTCTTAAGAAGAGACAAGTCTCTGTGGCCCATGCTTTGTGTCCAAGAAGACAGAAGTTCTGCTCAGCAGCTTCCTCTATCCTTGACATAGAGTGTACCCCAGGCACAAAAGGGAGACCGTCATTCCTCACCGGTGCTTCACTCCAATAAACCCCTACATGGTCCTTCCCAGGTTTCTTAGACCCAATGTGGGGGCtccccaggcggtgctagtggtaaagaacctgcttgccaatccaggggaccttccctgggttgggaaggtcccctggagaagggcatggccacccgctccagtactcttgcctagagaatcccatggatagatgagcctggtATTTTCCTCACTCCCCAAAACCCTTACTTGGTCCTTCCCAGGTTTCCTAGACCAAAGATTCTTCATATACTTTTCTTCCTCCTAATCAAGGATCTTCTTCATCCTTTTTAGTGCCTCTGGGCCAtcactcttttttcttctctcctacACCATACCTACTTTCCTCTGAGCCTTTTTACTCAGCAATCGAATATCAGGAATATCACAGAAAGAgtatctagttcccagaccaggagtcaaacctgggccccctgcattggaagctcagagtcttagccactggaccaccagggaagtcctgataaaCAGTATCTTGTAAGTTTATACCTCATGTACATAATCTAAGAGCTCCCTGAAGACAAAGaatgtctttttcatctttgtagCTCCCATTACGTCTGACACAATACCTGTCTGTTGCCCCAAAGAGTGGCCATAGATATGGCCATAGATACATGAAGAGGTGGATCTTCATCACAAACCCCTCAGGCCTCAAAATAGCAATAGAAATCGGCTTTCTTCACTGACCATTTTGTTATAACAGTCTCTGATCCCCACTTCTGGGGCCAGCCCAGGGCCAAAGCCAATGAGTGAGGATGGAAATACCAGCACCTTCAACATTTCCTACACCAACTTCTTCCTGGTGGGCTTTCCTGGACTGTCAGAGTGGAGGCCCTTCCTGGTCCTGCCTCTTACTTTCCTCTATGTGACCATCATCTCTGCCAACGCCCTGGTCATCCACACAGTGGCAGCCCAGCGGAGCCTGCACCAGCCCATGTACGTGCTCATTGCCCTGCTCCTGGCTGTTAACATCTGTGCTGCTACAGCGGTCATGCCCAAAATGCTGGAAGGCTTTGTGCATTATGCTAATCCCATATCACTGCATGGCTGCCTGGCCCAGATGTTCTTCATCTACTTCACTCTCCTTCTGGACTACAACCTCCTGCTGGCCATGGCCCtagaccgctatgtggccatctgccacccaCTCCGCTACAGTGATCTGATGACCTCCCATTTGCTGGGTGTGCTGGCCTTTTTCACCCTGACACGGAGCTTGGGAGTGGCAGTGCCCTTGGTGGTGCTAACCTCACGAGCTCGATTTTGCCGGACAGCAGTGATCCGACATTTCACCTGCGAGTACATTGCACTGCTGAGTATAGCTTGTGGAGACTTGACCTTCAACAACCATTTGGGGCTGGCCATGCGGTTGGCCACTGTGAGCTTTGACCTAGCCCTGCTGGGGACCTCCTACACGCGCATCATCTATGCTGCCTTCCGAATATCTTCCGGGGGAGCCCGAGCCAAGGCCTTGCACACGTGTGGCTCCCACTTACTGGTCATCCTCACCATCTACCTCTCTGGTCTCTCCACTTCCATCGTGTTCCGAGTAGCCAAGACTGTGTCTCAGGATGTCCAGAACCTCCTCAGTGCCATCTATTTGCTGCTCCCAGGAACCTTGAATCCAGTCATTTACGGGGTGAGGACCAGAGAGATCCGGCAACATATAGAAAAGATGCTCTGTGGAAAGGAAATAGCCCGGGAAGTTAGGGAGAAGCCAGAGAGGCTGCAAAATACTAGAGTGAAAGGGAAACTTCCAGGGTGAACTTCCTCAATATGGGAGACTGGGGCTGTGACCTCTGGGAACAAGAGATAAACAGGCAGTACTGAGGGACGGGCTGGAATTTCCTGAGATTACAGGCTCAACAGCGGGTTCACTGTTGGTAAACTATTCCTTTTTGAATCCTTAGAATGCTGTTTTCAATCtaataataaaattgtttttcccTATTTATCGCTGTTAGTTTCATTTCTCTGTCCTCTTCTCCCTGACTCCTGAGAAAGTCCCCAGTAAATACTTGGATATATGGAGCTCCACTGGAAGTTCTATAAAGTCATGCAGATAATCATTTGCCCTGAACACACAGTTTGAAACAATACTGGACAGACCCTTCCCTGGTGCCCAATCAGTCCCAAATATGGCATAAGACTTGACATGAAGCCCAGTCTGACCAAATATCCAGGTCAGTCTTGATGCCTAGGTCCAGTCTAATGCAAGCACACAGGCTGGATTCCAGAGTTCAGGCAGTTCCAAACACAGGTGAGGCTCTGCCTGATATCCCCATCTGACACGGGCACACGGGTCAGACCTATCCCAGGTGTCCAGTCTAGCCTAAAGAGTTCAAGTCCAGCCAAGGGGCCCAGCAGTCGGAGACCACCAAACCAGGTCTTCTCTTGGGACCCAATTTCATCCAAAGGCCAGACTAGGCCTTATCTGTACTTGACCTTGACCCAAACCCATTGGTCAGGACACTCTTCCCATAGTACCCAGTGTGATTTATCTAAGTCACCCCTACTTGAAAGATCTCCATAACTGTCATCTATGGAATGGAGTGTCCTTTAGGGATGTCCCCAAAAGAGGTGTCCTGTACTGTGCAGAACCAGCTGTAAACCACCCAagttttctcttcctctgtcaacTGATTATATGGAATGTCCCATGAGGCCATGGTGCAGGCTGGGAGAGAAGCAGGAGTGATGGGCATTTGGGCCACTTCTTCAGTAGATTACTTGTGCATCCAGGGCCTGCTTGAGGCCAGGCTTGTATATACAACTTCCATTTGATGATGCTATGTAATGCTACTACACATGCCAACTTTAGGTTTTGTGGGCAGATAATACCCAGTTCATGATAGCAGTTCAGGCTGCATAGGAACTTGGTCTTTAGTTAAGCAGTCTTGAGGCACAGCAAGTAGCAGCCAAAAGCTGTCTCTCTCAAGGGATCGAAAGAGGATGGTTACTGATATTTGAGTAGGTTGCATGACAGGTTGGACATGTTGCAGAGCCTTCTTTGTTCTGGGCCCCACTCAAAACTAGCAGCTTTTAGGGTCATACAGTAAATGGGTCAAAATAACACACCCAAATGAGGAGTATGTTACCATTTTGTCTCCAAAGTCCATAGAGGACCACTAGGCTTTATGCCTCTTTTGATTGTAAGAGGAGTCAGAACAATTTATCCCTTACCATGGAAAGAATACCTCAACATGCCTCATATCAGTGACCCCTAGAAATTTCACTGATAGAGGTGCCTTAATTTTTGTCAGACTTATTACTCTGATACACAAACGTCGTACTGGTAAGTCTATAGTAGCTGCTTCTTTTCGCTCACTAGGTCCAACCTGACCTCAATGTAATGGAGCAGTGTGATGTACCGTGGAAAGGAAAAGTGATCAAGATGAACTATTAATTACGATACTGGGCTGGAGAGCTGATATATCCCTGAGGCAGAACACATACACGGTAACCCAGACCCTTGCCCCTTGTATTTGATTAGGAATATCCAGTGATGGTATTCTGCATCTCTATTGCCACATCACCCCATGGGCTATCAGAGCTCTCTTCACTACTGAGAAGTCATGCTTAAATCCCATCAAATTAGATAACCAATTCAGGAAATTCATCTTCATTCCAATAGAACCATTTTCAGTACCAAAAACTTTATTAGTCAGGGCTCTCATTCTCCAGAGAAAataaggtgtgtgtgtatatatatatacacacacatatactatcTTATCTATATATTCCCttaacccttgaacaatgcaAGGATTCGTTCTAGGACATACCAAGGATATGAAAATCCATGGATGTTCAAGTCCCATGATACATCCATGGTTCCACATCCAGATTCAACCAAACACAGATTGTACAGAACTGTCATATTTACTGAAGAAATCCAAATATAAGTGGGCTCATGCACTTAAAACTCATGCTGTTCAATGGTCAACCATTATCTCTCCCCCttctctatatatacacatatataaaactatGGAACTGGGAAATCCAAAATTGGCAGAGTAAGCCACCAGGATGGGGACCCAGAGAAGAGCAGATATTGTAGATCAGTCCAATGGCAGTCTGGAGGCAGAAGTCCTTCTTTCTCAGAGGACCACAGTCTTCTTCCTCTTAAGGACtttaactgattggatgaggctaCCCACATTTTGGAGGATGATCTGATTTACTCAAAGTCAATAAATTTAAATGCTAATTTCATCTAAAGAAATACCTTCATAGATCTATTTAGTGTTTGATCAAATATCTAGATACTATGGCCTAGccagttgacacataaaatcaaCCATCACATTGCTTAGGCTCAGAGCAAGCCTGGAGAAGTATGAGAGTGTCCTAGCACAGAGCCAATCTGCAAAGACCTAGGAAAGCTATCAGAACATTAACTGAACATACTCTGAAGAGCAGACTTCACTGCaaaaacattttggaaatgtCTCAGAATGTTTCAACAACAAATATCACAAGCAttataaagaaacaagaaaacattcaaaggaacaagataaactGACAAAAACCGCTTCAGAGAAACTCAGCCATCAGACTTTCTAGACAGACATTAAAACAACTGTCTTAATCATAACCAAAGAGCTAAAGGCAAACAATGTAGTAACAAAGATTTTGTAGTAACAAAATCAGACTATCAACAAAGacatagaaataaaaggaaccagaCATTCTAGAGCTGGAAAGAGcaataagtgaaatgaaaatttcactaGAGGGGCTCAACAGCAAAgttgaggaagaagaaagaataaatgaactgGAACATAAGACAACTGAGATTAGAGGAAAAAATAGGATGAAGAAAAGTGAACAAAGCCTAAAGGACCCGTTGAGACACTAATAATGTGGACTGACAAATGCAACATAGAcatcccagaaggaaaagagggaaagcaGCAAAATCATTATCTGAAgtaataatggctgaaaacttccccaatTTAACAAAAGATGTGAATCTACTATACCAAGCAGCTCAATAAACCCTAGTTAGGATAAATTCAGGgacccacaccaagacacattataatcaaactGTCAAAAGTCATTAGTACAGTTAGACAGAAGATTACCAGATATTCCAAGCACTGAACTTCTAGTacatacccaaaagaactgaaagcaggaatTCAAACAGACTACTTGTGCATCAGTGTtaacagcagcattattcacaatagacaaaaggtggaaacaacccaaatgtccattaagggatgaatggataaacaaaatggggtatatatatatgtgtgtgtatatacatatatatatacacaatgaggTATTACTCATCCTTAAAAAGATATGAAATTCTGACATGTGATAcataaatgaaccttgaaaacattatgctaagtgaaataagccagatagaAAAGGACACATATTAAGATCCCTTCTACTTGAGATACCTAGA
This portion of the Bos taurus isolate L1 Dominette 01449 registration number 42190680 breed Hereford chromosome 15, ARS-UCD2.0, whole genome shotgun sequence genome encodes:
- the OR55B1 gene encoding olfactory receptor 52Z1P, with translation MSEDGNTSTFNISYTNFFLVGFPGLSEWRPFLVLPLTFLYVTIISANALVIHTVAAQRSLHQPMYVLIALLLAVNICAATAVMPKMLEGFVHYANPISLHGCLAQMFFIYFTLLLDYNLLLAMALDRYVAICHPLRYSDLMTSHLLGVLAFFTLTRSLGVAVPLVVLTSRARFCRTAVIRHFTCEYIALLSIACGDLTFNNHLGLAMRLATVSFDLALLGTSYTRIIYAAFRISSGGARAKALHTCGSHLLVILTIYLSGLSTSIVFRVAKTVSQDVQNLLSAIYLLLPGTLNPVIYGVRTREIRQHIEKMLCGKEIAREVREKPERLQNTRVKGKLPG